One Synergistaceae bacterium DNA window includes the following coding sequences:
- the lpxA gene encoding acyl-ACP--UDP-N-acetylglucosamine O-acyltransferase, with protein sequence MSVNIHPSAIVSPNAEIADGVTIGPFCIVEGRARIGAGTLLRAYVSIHDHVSIGENCEICEYTAIGGNPQDHGFKGEVSYVRIGNNNLIRENVTINRATGEGNETVVGDNCFIMDGVHLAHNTRLGDWVTIANKVGLSGFVQVGSHTVFGGMAGVHQFVRIGDYCMIGGLYRVVKDVPHYTLASGEPLRLTGLNKVGLERAGIPEETRRTITKFYRELYSKDRTFTQSLAEAVEKKAEYIPEIQHIIEFYEGTKRGVTFWGI encoded by the coding sequence GTGAGCGTAAACATTCATCCAAGCGCGATAGTCTCACCCAACGCCGAGATAGCCGACGGAGTTACTATCGGGCCGTTCTGCATAGTCGAAGGCAGGGCACGCATAGGAGCAGGAACGCTCTTGCGGGCATACGTAAGCATTCACGACCACGTGTCGATAGGCGAGAACTGCGAGATCTGCGAGTACACGGCGATAGGCGGCAACCCGCAGGATCACGGCTTCAAGGGAGAAGTCTCCTACGTGAGGATAGGGAACAACAACCTCATACGCGAGAACGTAACCATCAACCGCGCTACCGGCGAAGGAAACGAGACAGTAGTTGGCGACAACTGCTTCATCATGGACGGCGTTCACCTTGCGCACAACACACGGCTAGGCGACTGGGTAACCATCGCGAACAAGGTCGGGCTGTCGGGCTTCGTGCAGGTAGGCAGTCATACGGTCTTCGGCGGAATGGCGGGAGTTCACCAGTTCGTGAGGATAGGGGACTACTGCATGATAGGCGGGCTGTACAGAGTGGTGAAGGACGTTCCTCATTACACGCTTGCTTCGGGAGAACCGCTGAGGCTTACGGGGCTCAACAAGGTGGGGCTTGAGAGGGCAGGTATCCCTGAGGAGACGCGGAGGACGATAACGAAGTTCTACCGCGAGCTGTACAGCAAGGACAGGACATTCACGCAGTCGCTGGCTGAGGCGGTGGAGAAGAAAGCGGAATACATCCCGGAGATTCAGCACATAATAGAGTTCTACGAGGGGACTAAGAGGGGAGTAACATTCTGGGGCATTTAG
- the fabZ gene encoding 3-hydroxyacyl-ACP dehydratase FabZ: protein MDILEVMKILKQRYPFLMVDRITDYDDSHVTGYKNVTINEPFFNGHFPGDPVMPGVMILESMGQVASVLLGLRLGKEGEDKIAFLAGIDSARFRKPVRPGDQLITTAELTNVRSRSAKVKTTATVNGETAAEAEFMCIIGSTLVKKKEGQE from the coding sequence ATGGATATTCTCGAAGTGATGAAGATTCTGAAGCAGCGTTACCCGTTCCTGATGGTGGACAGGATAACGGACTACGATGACTCTCACGTAACAGGCTACAAGAACGTAACGATAAACGAGCCGTTCTTCAATGGACATTTTCCCGGCGACCCTGTGATGCCCGGCGTAATGATTCTCGAATCGATGGGGCAGGTAGCGAGCGTACTTCTCGGCCTGCGACTGGGCAAGGAAGGCGAAGACAAGATAGCGTTTCTTGCGGGGATAGACAGTGCACGTTTCAGGAAGCCTGTACGTCCCGGCGACCAGTTAATCACGACTGCAGAGCTCACGAACGTACGGAGCAGGAGCGCGAAGGTCAAGACCACCGCAACCGTCAACGGCGAGACGGCGGCCGAAGCGGAGTTCATGTGCATAATCGGCAGCACACTCGTGAAGAAGAAGGAGGGTCAGGAGTGA
- a CDS encoding UDP-3-O-acyl-N-acetylglucosamine deacetylase: MRLNGKILMEGKGLHSGQDCRLTIEPCDSPCIMMNGYPLRELSLCGTNRGSDYIYPDGTRIRTCEHVLSALAGLGIWSGVSLTVEGGEMPALDGCSRTVCDELLRHSEDSEPAEAASLTEAVCVYGTDRTRFVAALPGDTFRITYVVDYDFVGTQFFEYSGNYYDEISQARTFAMKRDIDYLRSHGMALGGSLDNAIVVGETIEAKGGLRWPDEFVRHKVLDLIGDLAAVGHPVNAHVIAVKAGHELHLQLAERLRGA, encoded by the coding sequence ATGAGGCTTAACGGGAAAATATTGATGGAGGGTAAAGGTCTCCACAGCGGCCAAGACTGCAGGCTGACTATTGAGCCCTGCGACAGCCCGTGCATCATGATGAACGGCTATCCTCTGCGCGAACTCTCGCTTTGCGGGACGAATCGCGGCTCGGACTACATCTATCCCGACGGCACGAGGATACGCACCTGCGAGCACGTACTCTCAGCACTTGCCGGACTGGGTATCTGGAGTGGAGTGAGCCTCACGGTTGAGGGAGGAGAGATGCCCGCGCTTGACGGATGCTCGCGGACGGTCTGTGATGAACTTCTCCGGCACTCGGAAGACAGCGAACCAGCAGAAGCAGCATCGCTGACTGAAGCAGTATGTGTTTACGGCACTGACAGGACACGGTTTGTTGCGGCACTGCCCGGCGATACCTTCAGGATAACGTACGTTGTGGATTATGACTTTGTCGGGACACAGTTCTTCGAGTACAGCGGGAACTACTACGACGAAATCTCGCAGGCGCGAACATTTGCGATGAAGCGGGACATAGATTACCTCCGCAGTCATGGAATGGCACTCGGAGGAAGCCTCGACAACGCAATAGTCGTCGGCGAAACCATCGAGGCAAAAGGCGGCCTGCGCTGGCCTGATGAGTTCGTGAGGCACAAGGTCTTAGACTTAATCGGGGACTTGGCCGCAGTAGGACACCCCGTGAATGCGCACGTAATAGCGGTGAAGGCGGGTCATGAGCTACACCTTCAGCTTGCAGAAAGATTGAGAGGAGCATAA
- the lpxD gene encoding UDP-3-O-(3-hydroxymyristoyl)glucosamine N-acyltransferase produces MKTSDIAQSLGLEVRGNPSREVTRITSPDKADAQSLCVIWDKHIAEILPPEVPIAAPEDFFTSPRDGIITPNPRAMLPKLLALFSRKSKPAGIHPSAVVSAGADVSPSAYVGALVFVGEGCSVGEGTVIEPNATLLDGVKVGKNCLIHSGAVIGADGFGFERTAEGLVKIPQTGGVTIGDDVEVGACTTIDRGTMGDTVIGSGTKIDNHVQIGHNVQVGRSCIICSMTGIAGSSVIEDNVTISVQAGITDHVRIGANSILAGRTGVTNDVPANSVVSGFPARPHNEAKRALVLSADLPSLYKRVRVLERWCKNHEA; encoded by the coding sequence ATGAAGACATCAGACATAGCGCAATCACTTGGTTTAGAGGTGCGGGGCAACCCATCCCGCGAAGTTACACGCATAACATCACCCGACAAAGCAGACGCTCAATCACTGTGCGTAATCTGGGACAAGCACATAGCGGAGATTTTGCCGCCGGAAGTCCCGATTGCTGCTCCTGAGGACTTCTTCACTTCACCGCGCGACGGAATAATCACGCCCAATCCCAGAGCGATGCTGCCGAAGCTGCTGGCACTCTTCAGCCGCAAGTCCAAGCCCGCAGGGATACATCCTTCAGCCGTAGTCTCAGCGGGTGCGGATGTTTCGCCGAGTGCATACGTCGGAGCGTTGGTGTTTGTCGGTGAGGGGTGCAGTGTCGGCGAGGGGACGGTCATTGAGCCGAACGCCACGCTTCTTGACGGCGTGAAAGTCGGCAAGAACTGCCTGATACACTCTGGGGCGGTGATTGGTGCGGACGGTTTCGGCTTTGAGCGTACAGCAGAAGGACTCGTGAAGATACCTCAGACCGGCGGAGTAACCATCGGCGATGACGTTGAGGTAGGAGCGTGTACGACGATAGACAGGGGAACGATGGGCGACACGGTTATTGGGAGTGGAACGAAGATAGACAATCACGTTCAGATCGGGCACAACGTGCAGGTAGGGCGCAGCTGCATCATATGTTCAATGACCGGCATAGCAGGAAGCTCGGTGATAGAAGACAACGTAACAATCTCGGTTCAGGCCGGAATAACTGACCACGTGAGGATAGGAGCAAACTCTATCCTTGCCGGGAGAACCGGCGTAACGAACGACGTACCCGCAAACTCGGTTGTGTCCGGCTTCCCTGCCCGTCCGCATAACGAGGCCAAGAGAGCACTGGTGCTTTCTGCTGATTTGCCGTCGCTGTACAAGAGAGTGAGAGTTCTTGAGAGGTGGTGCAAAAATCATGAGGCTTAA
- a CDS encoding BamA/TamA family outer membrane protein, which translates to MRHKFLLLLILLLIPSAAYSAELPQFQVTSVAVSGNSQIASEYILNVVDTKPGSILSRDVIQTDVEAIYNQGFFSYADFDLKPEGGGVAVTFIVRENPVIESIIFTGNTMYTSEQLMEEVFSQEGTVFNRNFFRNDLDRIQEKYHKAGYVMARVSDVQITGGNIYVTILEPRVRDVVIQGNTKTKTYVIRREIKLDEGDIFNVIHFRHQLGKLQGLGYFEDVNVAFDVPEDVDGVVDLILTVKEKRTASIGVNFGYGTESGVSGGLTYGDTNLFGRGMNFEIGFNEGSEASYWMTFSSPYMDAHTFGWRVGVNYRKYDDRYYYYNGQRQFEFDEKSLNVYAGIGKKFSNEDWSWFLTLRREEVDYSNIHNAIPGYMDDMTEWDGVNQTVELQLTWDKRDVYAAYPSGFVWDTNLEQAVEALGGEYSYLKYWTQARLYASLNKAVEQIADTSGGWTDDNPLLFAARLRIGSSTEDELPSFARYSLGGMNSLRGYNSRSFEGSNFYLGNFELRVPVNNYLSLVGFYDIGNADKKMDWSNYHDDYGFGVRVKTPFGNLRLDYAKGEDEDRTYFGFGEMF; encoded by the coding sequence GTGAGACATAAATTTTTGCTGCTGTTAATCCTTCTGCTGATTCCTTCGGCCGCATACTCGGCGGAACTGCCGCAGTTCCAGGTAACGAGCGTAGCAGTCTCCGGCAACAGCCAGATTGCATCGGAATACATCCTCAACGTCGTTGACACGAAACCAGGAAGCATTCTCAGCCGCGACGTGATTCAGACGGACGTTGAGGCGATCTACAATCAAGGCTTCTTCTCGTACGCAGATTTTGACCTCAAGCCCGAAGGCGGCGGAGTGGCGGTAACCTTCATAGTGCGTGAGAACCCCGTAATCGAGAGCATAATCTTCACGGGAAACACGATGTACACATCGGAACAGCTGATGGAAGAAGTTTTCTCGCAGGAAGGCACAGTCTTCAACCGCAACTTCTTCCGCAACGACCTCGACAGGATACAGGAGAAGTACCACAAGGCCGGTTACGTTATGGCACGCGTCTCCGACGTGCAGATAACGGGCGGCAATATCTACGTAACGATACTTGAGCCGCGCGTCCGTGATGTTGTAATTCAGGGCAACACCAAGACCAAGACCTACGTTATCCGCCGTGAAATCAAGCTCGACGAAGGAGACATCTTCAACGTGATACATTTCCGCCACCAGCTGGGGAAACTTCAGGGCTTGGGGTACTTTGAGGACGTGAACGTAGCTTTTGACGTGCCGGAGGACGTGGACGGTGTAGTTGACCTGATACTGACGGTGAAGGAGAAGCGCACCGCGTCGATCGGAGTTAATTTCGGTTACGGGACAGAAAGCGGAGTGTCCGGCGGACTGACTTACGGGGACACGAACCTTTTCGGACGCGGCATGAACTTCGAGATAGGCTTCAACGAGGGCAGTGAGGCGAGCTACTGGATGACGTTTTCCTCGCCGTACATGGACGCACACACGTTCGGCTGGCGCGTGGGCGTGAACTACAGGAAATACGACGACAGGTACTATTACTACAACGGCCAACGACAGTTCGAGTTCGACGAGAAGAGCCTGAACGTCTACGCTGGGATAGGCAAGAAGTTCAGCAACGAGGACTGGAGCTGGTTCTTGACGCTGAGGCGCGAGGAAGTCGACTATTCCAACATACACAATGCTATTCCCGGTTACATGGATGACATGACGGAGTGGGACGGCGTGAACCAGACCGTAGAGCTTCAGCTGACGTGGGACAAGAGGGATGTCTACGCGGCATACCCGAGCGGTTTTGTGTGGGACACGAACCTTGAGCAGGCAGTGGAGGCACTGGGCGGAGAGTACAGCTACCTGAAGTACTGGACACAGGCACGCCTTTACGCTTCACTGAACAAGGCAGTAGAGCAGATAGCTGACACGTCGGGCGGATGGACTGATGACAACCCGCTTCTGTTCGCGGCACGTCTGCGCATCGGCTCTTCAACAGAGGACGAACTTCCTTCGTTTGCCCGTTATTCGCTCGGAGGAATGAACTCCCTCAGGGGCTACAATTCGCGCTCCTTCGAGGGCAGCAATTTCTACTTGGGCAACTTCGAGCTGAGAGTGCCGGTGAACAATTACCTGTCGCTTGTGGGCTTCTACGACATCGGCAACGCAGACAAGAAGATGGACTGGAGCAACTACCACGATGATTACGGTTTCGGAGTGAGAGTAAAAACTCCGTTCGGGAATTTGCGCCTTGACTATGCGAAGGGCGAGGACGAAGACAGAACATATTTCGGTTTTGGCGAAATGTTCTAG
- a CDS encoding sigma-70 family RNA polymerase sigma factor — translation MLDSERERELWRLCNAGDPEAREELIIAYRPLVFWIAGKIHITDPELKQDIIQEGMLALIRAVDKFEPEREFRFSTYAYHKIHGQMINLLERSERRAPVPVPDEWLEVSEEERSDEDWLSASEAVSRLEGREAEVVSALFFEGKAPKDVAAEKKLDVSHVYRLRRSAIARMRMWLGLEGA, via the coding sequence ATGTTAGACTCTGAACGCGAACGCGAACTGTGGCGGCTGTGCAACGCCGGAGACCCTGAGGCACGGGAGGAGCTCATCATAGCGTACCGTCCGCTAGTGTTCTGGATAGCCGGGAAGATTCACATCACCGACCCAGAGCTGAAGCAGGACATAATACAGGAAGGAATGCTTGCGCTGATTCGTGCGGTGGATAAGTTCGAGCCGGAGCGTGAGTTCAGGTTCTCGACGTACGCTTACCACAAGATACACGGACAGATGATAAACCTTCTGGAGCGTTCGGAACGCCGCGCGCCTGTGCCTGTGCCTGACGAGTGGCTTGAAGTCTCGGAGGAAGAGCGCAGTGATGAGGACTGGCTCTCAGCTTCGGAGGCTGTGTCGCGTCTTGAAGGGCGTGAAGCAGAAGTAGTGTCCGCGCTGTTCTTTGAGGGCAAAGCCCCGAAGGATGTTGCGGCAGAGAAGAAGCTGGATGTCAGCCATGTCTACCGTTTGAGGCGCAGCGCGATAGCCAGAATGAGAATGTGGCTTGGTTTAGAAGGAGCGTAA
- a CDS encoding histidine phosphatase family protein — translation MDVPAEPVRIIFARHGQTEWNKALRFQGRTNVQLTDEGKKQALLLAERLSSWPVEAVYTSPLDRASFTAEAIASRQNVVPVLLPELTEINFAVWEGQSIPQLQHEQHEAWSLWRADPFFNPPHGAETWEKIHTRLTRAVKTFLDGGHKRIVVVSHGGIMRALYAVFCGLNPHKVWNMDVSNCAMSGVEMRHGRPCLVFANDDLHVRVPEMAGKLPVWGDSNVRL, via the coding sequence TTGGATGTTCCCGCAGAACCGGTGCGCATAATCTTCGCCCGTCATGGCCAGACAGAATGGAACAAGGCACTGAGATTTCAGGGCAGGACAAATGTGCAGCTCACAGATGAAGGCAAGAAGCAGGCTTTGCTGCTGGCAGAACGCTTGTCGTCGTGGCCTGTTGAGGCGGTGTACACGTCTCCTCTTGACCGTGCGTCGTTCACTGCTGAGGCAATAGCTTCGCGGCAGAACGTTGTGCCGGTGCTTCTCCCTGAGCTGACGGAGATAAACTTTGCTGTGTGGGAAGGCCAGTCCATCCCCCAGCTTCAGCACGAACAGCACGAAGCGTGGTCGTTGTGGAGAGCAGATCCGTTCTTCAACCCTCCGCACGGAGCAGAAACGTGGGAGAAGATTCATACCCGCCTTACCCGTGCAGTGAAGACGTTTCTTGACGGCGGACATAAACGCATCGTAGTGGTTTCGCACGGAGGGATAATGCGCGCGCTTTACGCTGTCTTCTGCGGACTTAACCCGCACAAGGTCTGGAACATGGACGTGTCGAACTGTGCGATGAGCGGAGTAGAGATGAGGCACGGAAGACCCTGCTTAGTGTTCGCAAACGATGACCTTCACGTGAGGGTTCCAGAGATGGCCGGTAAACTGCCGGTGTGGGGGGACAGCAATGTTAGACTCTGA
- a CDS encoding ATP phosphoribosyltransferase regulatory subunit — MHTFRLRPEEEAALYLRGLYSDYGYSFYRMSRFEEYDFYSDKKDFLPSPSVLTFTDADGRMKALRPDVTLSIIKHFRAEERVQKYFYDEKVYRVPRNSAAFREIPQAGIECMGDLDEVDTGEVIELAVKSLQVLAGERKCVLDVCHAGTVAALLPEKGRAECLECIRAKNIHGLKELGASEELLRLMQTEGHPSEVGNVAGLEVLSSLGEYDEQIRVDFSAVSSLSYYNGIVFRGFIEGVSECVLSGGQYDNLMKLMGHEDAQGIGFAVNWGDVHA, encoded by the coding sequence ATGCATACATTCAGACTAAGACCAGAAGAGGAAGCAGCTTTGTATCTGCGGGGGCTTTACTCGGATTACGGGTACAGTTTCTACAGGATGAGCCGCTTCGAAGAATATGATTTCTACTCCGACAAGAAAGACTTTCTGCCGTCGCCTTCTGTGCTGACCTTCACGGATGCTGACGGGCGTATGAAGGCATTGCGGCCGGATGTAACCTTGTCGATAATCAAGCATTTTCGTGCGGAAGAGAGGGTGCAGAAATACTTTTACGACGAGAAAGTTTACCGTGTACCGAGAAACTCTGCGGCATTCCGTGAGATTCCGCAGGCCGGCATAGAGTGCATGGGAGACCTTGACGAGGTAGACACAGGCGAAGTGATAGAGCTTGCGGTCAAGAGCCTTCAGGTTCTTGCGGGAGAGCGGAAGTGCGTTCTCGATGTCTGCCACGCAGGGACTGTTGCTGCCTTGCTCCCGGAGAAGGGACGCGCCGAGTGCCTCGAGTGCATACGTGCGAAGAATATTCACGGCCTCAAGGAGCTCGGAGCTTCGGAGGAACTCTTGAGGCTCATGCAGACAGAGGGTCATCCGTCGGAAGTCGGAAACGTCGCCGGGCTTGAGGTTCTCAGCAGTCTCGGTGAGTACGACGAACAGATACGCGTAGATTTTTCCGCAGTCAGCAGCCTCAGCTACTACAACGGAATAGTGTTCAGAGGCTTCATCGAGGGAGTGAGCGAGTGCGTTCTGTCTGGCGGACAGTATGACAACCTAATGAAGCTGATGGGTCATGAAGATGCTCAGGGCATAGGCTTCGCGGTGAATTGGGGTGATGTTCATGCTTAG
- a CDS encoding ATP phosphoribosyltransferase, translating into MLSIAFPKGRLGEKVYSLFVRAGYEFDGMQGGTRQLVFENAELGMRAFWAKPFDVGVYVERGAADIGIIGKDILMERSPDVYELMDLKAGVCRMAVAGAQSFEDDEERVLRVATEFPNIARRYYEAQGVEIDIIALRGSLELAPVLGLSDVIVDIVETGETLRRNNLEVIDVIADISARLIANKSSYKFKREAITEIIRRLSDDKDCQG; encoded by the coding sequence ATGCTTAGCATAGCGTTCCCCAAAGGGAGGCTCGGCGAGAAAGTGTACTCTTTGTTTGTGCGTGCAGGCTACGAGTTTGACGGAATGCAGGGCGGCACGAGGCAGCTCGTCTTCGAGAACGCGGAACTTGGGATGCGTGCATTCTGGGCAAAGCCGTTTGACGTGGGAGTATACGTAGAGAGAGGCGCGGCGGACATCGGGATAATCGGCAAAGATATACTGATGGAACGTTCGCCGGACGTGTATGAGCTGATGGATCTCAAGGCCGGTGTGTGCAGGATGGCAGTTGCCGGAGCTCAGAGCTTCGAGGATGACGAAGAGAGAGTTCTTCGGGTAGCGACGGAGTTCCCGAACATAGCGCGTAGGTACTACGAGGCACAGGGCGTGGAGATAGACATCATCGCACTGCGCGGCTCGCTGGAACTTGCGCCGGTTCTGGGCTTGAGTGATGTTATCGTGGACATTGTCGAGACAGGCGAGACTCTCAGGCGCAACAACCTCGAGGTCATTGACGTAATCGCCGACATCTCTGCCCGCCTCATCGCCAACAAATCGTCGTACAAGTTCAAGCGTGAAGCCATAACGGAGATTATCAGGAGGCTTAGTGATGATAAAGATTGTCAGGGCTGA
- the hisD gene encoding histidinol dehydrogenase codes for MIKIVRAEEFRRKIVSSPDVSKVVAEILEDVRLRGDAAVKEYEERFDRVKLETLELAAHTPAVSTEYLRMLERAAENIRAFHEKQRHEGFMFTPRDGVLLGQRVIPLDTVGVYVPGGTAAYPSSVLMNVIPAVVAGCRRIVVATPPRVRPEIVAAAKIAGASQVFQMGGAQAVAAMAFGTESVPKVDKITGPGNIYVAEAKRQVFGRVGIDMVAGPSEILIIADKDNNPVHLAADMLAQAEHDKLASAVLITDSADLAEKVKSEVERQLQALPREEIAREAIENNSAIILVENLNDAAKIADDFAPEHLELCVAEPFGFMTRIHNAGSIFLGKNSPEALGDYYAGANHVLPTMGTARFSSPLSVDDFVKKTQYIAYSHDALMQSAGDIEAFAMSEGLQGHARSITVRRHD; via the coding sequence ATGATAAAGATTGTCAGGGCTGAAGAGTTCAGGAGGAAGATAGTATCTTCGCCGGATGTCAGCAAAGTTGTCGCGGAGATTCTCGAGGATGTTCGCCTCAGAGGAGACGCGGCCGTAAAAGAGTACGAGGAACGTTTTGACCGCGTGAAGCTCGAGACGCTGGAGCTTGCAGCACATACCCCCGCAGTAAGCACGGAGTACCTGCGTATGCTCGAGCGTGCTGCAGAGAACATCAGAGCCTTTCACGAGAAGCAGAGGCACGAGGGCTTCATGTTCACACCGCGAGACGGAGTACTTCTCGGGCAGAGAGTTATTCCGCTCGACACCGTAGGAGTGTACGTGCCCGGCGGAACTGCAGCTTACCCGTCAAGCGTCTTGATGAACGTAATTCCGGCTGTCGTTGCAGGATGCCGGAGGATCGTCGTTGCTACTCCGCCCCGCGTGAGGCCTGAAATCGTCGCGGCGGCCAAGATTGCGGGAGCGTCGCAGGTCTTCCAGATGGGAGGAGCGCAGGCAGTTGCGGCAATGGCGTTCGGGACAGAGAGCGTCCCCAAAGTCGACAAGATTACCGGGCCCGGCAACATCTACGTAGCTGAGGCAAAGCGGCAGGTCTTCGGGAGAGTGGGCATCGACATGGTAGCCGGACCGAGCGAGATACTCATCATCGCTGACAAGGACAACAACCCCGTTCACTTGGCCGCAGACATGCTAGCTCAGGCAGAGCACGACAAGTTAGCTTCTGCTGTGCTCATCACCGACAGCGCAGACCTTGCGGAGAAGGTAAAGTCGGAGGTTGAGAGGCAGCTTCAGGCCTTGCCGCGCGAGGAGATTGCACGTGAAGCCATCGAGAACAACAGCGCAATTATTCTCGTTGAGAACCTCAATGATGCCGCAAAGATTGCTGATGACTTCGCACCCGAACACCTGGAGCTGTGCGTAGCTGAGCCGTTCGGGTTCATGACCAGAATACACAACGCAGGCAGCATCTTCTTGGGGAAAAATTCTCCCGAAGCACTGGGGGACTATTACGCGGGAGCAAATCACGTCCTCCCGACTATGGGCACAGCAAGATTCTCGTCGCCTCTGTCGGTTGATGACTTCGTGAAGAAAACACAGTACATAGCTTATTCTCATGATGCATTGATGCAGTCAGCAGGAGACATCGAGGCATTCGCGATGTCTGAAGGGCTGCAGGGACACGCAAGAAGCATCACGGTAAGGAGGCATGATTAA
- the trkA gene encoding Trk system potassium transporter TrkA: MPKIVIVGAGEVGRSVAKTLSDENYDICLVEKNPEQAESVKSELDIQVVTGNGARPQVLAQTGINQLGDVQMFIACTNRDEVNILSCWIAHNAGVEHVISRAKNLEFTDSPEWGGKLGIKFMVSPERSIAREVIGLLEVSSATKAAELLDGSAGLYTLRLSPKSPIVNMALKDIRPKFPQLMAVFVHVAHEDGTAGVPDGFTVLREGDVCYVVTYKESAKVLQELFDPSPEKGRRLRKIFVVGGGKLGTQIVQAVKRDFGNVSLRLIEKDTAKALRLSEELGEALVINDDGADERMLSTEGIEDADGYICATDSDELNLIYCAIAKRLGAKKTIAVVKRKDYQTLTDCMPVDAIVDPNDALANLILRIVHYPEHTRAYTMIENIDAEMLEVVLQDGAEVAGKSLMELRLGKGVVVALIKRRDKVFVPAGADVLMPEDRVILFAVGSRMQEAAKRFGTEDEHED, from the coding sequence ATGCCTAAGATTGTTATTGTAGGTGCAGGGGAAGTTGGGCGGAGCGTGGCCAAGACCTTGTCGGACGAGAATTACGACATCTGCCTTGTCGAGAAGAACCCGGAACAGGCCGAGAGCGTGAAATCAGAGCTGGATATTCAGGTGGTTACGGGCAACGGGGCGCGTCCGCAGGTTCTTGCTCAGACGGGCATCAACCAGCTCGGCGACGTGCAGATGTTCATTGCGTGCACAAACAGGGACGAGGTCAACATCCTGTCGTGCTGGATAGCCCACAACGCCGGCGTTGAACACGTCATAAGCCGCGCCAAGAACCTCGAGTTCACCGACAGCCCGGAATGGGGCGGCAAGCTCGGGATAAAGTTCATGGTCTCGCCGGAAAGGTCAATTGCCCGCGAAGTTATCGGCCTCCTCGAGGTCAGTTCCGCAACGAAGGCCGCAGAACTCCTCGACGGAAGCGCAGGCCTCTACACCCTCAGGCTCTCACCGAAATCACCCATCGTGAACATGGCTCTGAAGGACATACGCCCGAAGTTTCCGCAGCTGATGGCAGTGTTCGTGCATGTTGCCCACGAGGACGGGACGGCAGGAGTGCCCGACGGGTTCACTGTTCTGCGTGAAGGTGATGTGTGCTACGTCGTTACCTACAAGGAGAGCGCGAAAGTCCTTCAGGAACTCTTTGACCCCAGCCCCGAGAAAGGCAGGAGGCTGCGGAAGATATTTGTTGTCGGCGGCGGAAAGTTAGGCACGCAGATTGTGCAGGCAGTGAAACGCGATTTCGGGAACGTCTCGTTAAGGCTCATCGAGAAGGATACCGCAAAGGCACTCCGTCTCTCTGAGGAACTCGGCGAAGCTCTCGTGATTAACGACGACGGTGCGGATGAACGTATGCTCTCCACCGAAGGCATCGAGGACGCTGACGGTTACATCTGCGCGACGGACAGCGACGAGCTCAACCTGATTTACTGCGCGATAGCAAAACGTCTCGGCGCGAAGAAAACTATCGCCGTCGTCAAGCGCAAGGACTACCAGACACTCACCGACTGTATGCCCGTTGATGCCATCGTTGACCCGAATGATGCCCTCGCCAATCTCATACTGAGAATCGTGCATTATCCCGAACACACGCGGGCTTACACAATGATAGAGAACATTGACGCTGAGATGCTCGAGGTCGTGCTTCAGGACGGCGCGGAAGTTGCCGGAAAGTCTCTGATGGAACTCAGGCTCGGCAAGGGAGTTGTTGTCGCGCTGATAAAGAGGAGAGACAAAGTTTTTGTGCCCGCCGGAGCTGACGTGCTTATGCCGGAAGACAGGGTGATACTCTTTGCGGTAGGTTCAAGGATGCAGGAAGCCGCAAAACGTTTCGGCACTGAGGACGAACATGAAGATTAG